From the Amycolatopsis thermoflava N1165 genome, one window contains:
- a CDS encoding GntR family transcriptional regulator, whose protein sequence is MSTRDRSQAAGDRAYQWTKDRILDGRLEGGRLISEGEVAEALELSRTPVREAFLRLSAEGLLRLYPKRGALVVPVSPNEVHDIAEARIFLERHAAAKIIAAGTHREVATKMRAVLDEQRAVSMPEHTARFTQLDREFHATLVEAAGNALLAEFYSGLRDRQLRMVNTALRDNTVRPPIILAEHERICDLLADGDAEPLQALIGNHIAAVRDEAAH, encoded by the coding sequence ATGTCAACGAGGGACCGCTCACAGGCGGCCGGCGACCGGGCCTACCAGTGGACCAAGGACCGCATCCTGGACGGCCGCCTCGAAGGCGGACGGCTGATCAGCGAGGGCGAGGTCGCCGAGGCGCTGGAGCTGTCCCGCACCCCGGTCCGCGAGGCGTTCCTGCGGCTGTCCGCCGAAGGCCTGCTCCGGCTCTACCCGAAGCGCGGCGCGCTGGTCGTCCCGGTGTCACCCAACGAGGTGCACGACATCGCCGAGGCCCGGATCTTCCTGGAGCGACACGCGGCCGCGAAGATCATCGCCGCCGGGACGCACCGCGAGGTCGCCACGAAGATGCGCGCCGTGCTCGACGAGCAGCGCGCCGTGTCGATGCCCGAGCACACCGCCCGCTTCACCCAGCTCGACCGCGAGTTCCACGCGACGCTCGTCGAGGCCGCGGGCAACGCCCTGCTCGCCGAGTTCTACTCCGGCCTGCGCGACCGCCAGCTGCGGATGGTCAACACCGCGCTGCGGGACAACACGGTGCGCCCGCCGATCATCCTGGCCGAGCACGAGCGCATCTGCGACCTGCTCGCCGACGGCGACGCCGAGCCCCTGCAGGCGCTGATCGGCAACCACATCGCCGCCGTCCGGGACGAAGCCGCGCACTGA